From the Myripristis murdjan chromosome 14, fMyrMur1.1, whole genome shotgun sequence genome, one window contains:
- the spns3 gene encoding protein spinster homolog 3 isoform X1, whose product MESNRSVMSHQDGEKNHLSFSSKSASRYGSITNSLSSLAPAQVQRPAISATRSKIAVAVLCYINLLNYMERYTIAGVLLNIQNFFDINDSTAGLLQTVFICSFILLAPIFGYLGDRYNRKFIMIGGLSVWLVTATSSSFVTKTYFWFLVLMRALVGTGEASYSTIAPTIIGDLYSGAQRTVMISAFYIFIPVGSGLGYIAGSSIATLTGDWRWALRLTPILGTVGLILLIFLCPNPPRGAAETQGEGIVGQSTYLEDVKYLVKNKSFVWSSMGVTAMAFLTGALAFWTPTFLSRAQVTQGIRPPCTKEPCDTSDSYIFGAVTVVTGIIGVCLGSALSRCLRDKVPNADPLICAVGMLGSAPCLFMLIFLASTSIPATYVIIAIGETLLSLNWPILADILLYVVIPTKRASAEALQITVCHLLGDAGSPYLIGAISDAISVYKPDSYEWRFLSLKYSFLLCPFIGVLGGLFFLMTALYIAKDRRAVELLVEGNPPPLQASTSEPTMEPSTEAKLETQ is encoded by the exons ATGGAGTCAAACAGATCAGTGATGTCCCAtcaggatggagagaaaaaccATCTGAGTTTCAGCTCGAAGTCTGCCTCACGCTATGGCTCCATTACTAACAGCCTTTCATCACTTGCACCAGCACAAGTGCAGAGACCAGCCATATCAGCTACACGCTCTAAAATAGCTGTGGCTGTGCTCTGCTACATCAACTTGCTCAACTACATGGAGCGGTATACAATAGCAG GTGTCCTTCTCAACATCCAGAATTTCTTCGATATAAATGACAGCACAGCTGGACTTCTGCAGACAG TTTTCATCTGCAGTTTCATACTTTTGGCACCTATCTTTGGTTACCTTGGTGACCGGTACAACCGGAAGTTCATCATGATTGGTGGTTTAAGTGTGTGGCTTGTGACTGCAACCAGCAGTTCTTTTGTCACCAAGACG TACTTCTGGTTTCTGGTGCTGATGCGAGCCCTGGTGGGGACAGGAGAGGCCAGTTACTCCACCATTGCTCCCACCATCATAGGAGACCTCTACAGCGGAGCTCAGCGGACTGTCATGATCTCTGCCTTCTACATCTTCATCCCAGTCGGAAG tggTCTTGGATATATAGCAGGGTCATCCATAGCCACTCTTACAGGGGACTGGCGCTGGGCGCTTAGG CTCACTCCCATCTTGGGCACAGTGGGACTTATACTGCTGATCTTCTTGTGTCCGAATCCCCCAAGAGGGGCTGCAGAGACCCAGGGAGAGGGAATTGTAGGGCAGAGCACATACCTTGAGGATGTCAAGTACCTTGTGAAAAA TAAAAGTTTTGTGTGGTCATCGATGGGAGTGACAGCAATGGCCTTCCTAACTGGCGCCTTGGCTTTTTGGACGCCTACTTTTCTGTCGAGAGCGCAGGTCACTCAGGGAATCCGACCGCCGTGCACCAAAGAGCCCTGCGACACCTCAGACAG CTATATCTTCGGTGCTGTGACGGTGGTGACAGGCATTATTGGAGTGTGTCTCGGCAGTGCTTTGTCCAGGTGTTTGAGGGACAAGGTGCCCAATGCTGACCCGCTCATCTGCGCTGTGGGCATGCTGGGATCTGCCCCCTGCCTCTTCATGCTCATCTTCCTTGCATCCACAAGCATCCCAGCCACTTAT GTGATTATTGCCATTGGAGAGACTTTGTTGTCACTGAACTGGCCTATCCTGGCTGATATACTCCTG TATGTTGTCATACCGACCAAAAGGGCATCAGCTGAGGCTCTGCAGATTACAGTCTGTCATCTCCTGGGTGATGCTGGGAGTCCTTATCTAATAGGAGCG ATCTCAGATGCTATAAGCGTGTACAAGCCTGACTCCTACGAGTGGAGGTTCCTCAGTCTGAAGTACAGCTTCCTGCTCTGTCCTTTTATTGGTGTGCTGGGTGGACTGTTTTTCCTCATGACCGCCCTCTATATTGCCAAAGACAGGAGGGCAGTTGAGCTGTTGGTTGAAG GAAATCCTCCACCACTGCAGGCCTCTACATCTGAGCCTACCATGGAGCCAAGCACAGAGGCAAAGCTGGAAACTCAGTAA
- the spns3 gene encoding protein spinster homolog 3 isoform X2: MTAQLDFCRQYFWFLVLMRALVGTGEASYSTIAPTIIGDLYSGAQRTVMISAFYIFIPVGSGLGYIAGSSIATLTGDWRWALRLTPILGTVGLILLIFLCPNPPRGAAETQGEGIVGQSTYLEDVKYLVKNKSFVWSSMGVTAMAFLTGALAFWTPTFLSRAQVTQGIRPPCTKEPCDTSDSYIFGAVTVVTGIIGVCLGSALSRCLRDKVPNADPLICAVGMLGSAPCLFMLIFLASTSIPATYVIIAIGETLLSLNWPILADILLYVVIPTKRASAEALQITVCHLLGDAGSPYLIGAISDAISVYKPDSYEWRFLSLKYSFLLCPFIGVLGGLFFLMTALYIAKDRRAVELLVEGNPPPLQASTSEPTMEPSTEAKLETQ; the protein is encoded by the exons ATGACAGCACAGCTGGACTTCTGCAGACAG TACTTCTGGTTTCTGGTGCTGATGCGAGCCCTGGTGGGGACAGGAGAGGCCAGTTACTCCACCATTGCTCCCACCATCATAGGAGACCTCTACAGCGGAGCTCAGCGGACTGTCATGATCTCTGCCTTCTACATCTTCATCCCAGTCGGAAG tggTCTTGGATATATAGCAGGGTCATCCATAGCCACTCTTACAGGGGACTGGCGCTGGGCGCTTAGG CTCACTCCCATCTTGGGCACAGTGGGACTTATACTGCTGATCTTCTTGTGTCCGAATCCCCCAAGAGGGGCTGCAGAGACCCAGGGAGAGGGAATTGTAGGGCAGAGCACATACCTTGAGGATGTCAAGTACCTTGTGAAAAA TAAAAGTTTTGTGTGGTCATCGATGGGAGTGACAGCAATGGCCTTCCTAACTGGCGCCTTGGCTTTTTGGACGCCTACTTTTCTGTCGAGAGCGCAGGTCACTCAGGGAATCCGACCGCCGTGCACCAAAGAGCCCTGCGACACCTCAGACAG CTATATCTTCGGTGCTGTGACGGTGGTGACAGGCATTATTGGAGTGTGTCTCGGCAGTGCTTTGTCCAGGTGTTTGAGGGACAAGGTGCCCAATGCTGACCCGCTCATCTGCGCTGTGGGCATGCTGGGATCTGCCCCCTGCCTCTTCATGCTCATCTTCCTTGCATCCACAAGCATCCCAGCCACTTAT GTGATTATTGCCATTGGAGAGACTTTGTTGTCACTGAACTGGCCTATCCTGGCTGATATACTCCTG TATGTTGTCATACCGACCAAAAGGGCATCAGCTGAGGCTCTGCAGATTACAGTCTGTCATCTCCTGGGTGATGCTGGGAGTCCTTATCTAATAGGAGCG ATCTCAGATGCTATAAGCGTGTACAAGCCTGACTCCTACGAGTGGAGGTTCCTCAGTCTGAAGTACAGCTTCCTGCTCTGTCCTTTTATTGGTGTGCTGGGTGGACTGTTTTTCCTCATGACCGCCCTCTATATTGCCAAAGACAGGAGGGCAGTTGAGCTGTTGGTTGAAG GAAATCCTCCACCACTGCAGGCCTCTACATCTGAGCCTACCATGGAGCCAAGCACAGAGGCAAAGCTGGAAACTCAGTAA